The genomic stretch TCATGAAATATGTAAAGATTAAGTAGACAAATCTTCAATTTGTAGGTCTAGCTTAAtggtgtgattgattatacaaATAAGTCCACAAGAAGAGtcctaacaaaaaaaattatgtaagCAAGAGTTTAGATCAGAAAATACCTTACTTGATAAACCATTCATCAAATATGTCATGACTCCCAAATCAAATAGTTAATATGAGAGTAAACTCTAGATATGTCACTCATAGCAAGTCATGTAAAATATTAACTGGCTAAGTAAAACAAAGAAATCAATCTTGTTGAGTCCAGTATAAATGTAGATTAGTATACCAAGTAGCTGACATGAGCTAAAATAGCATTAGAACTTAAATCATGAGCAGTACAACCCATTGATCTCTGGTACAAAGTACTAACAATCCTCTTCATGTTGGTGTTGAGAAACAAACTTTACTGAACATGACTGCCAAATTTGTAAAGATATGAATAAGCACAAGTCATCTAACTACTAAAGGCACTGAAGCAAATGGATATAAACATGATTCAGATGGTATTCTAAATGTTTAATGCAATTATTTGTTTCTGGCATGATGGAAAATAAATTTGGAAAGAACAAGAAAGAGCATAGAAAGAAACAAACTGCAATAGTATGTAGCAACAACCTAAGGGGATTCATAACATCTAAACATTATTGCTCAAACTTGTCCCACTCAAGTTTGTGCAACCTCTTACAAACGATTATACATTTAGATTTGGCAACGATATTCTGCAGCAAAGTATATTCTTGGCAACAAAATAGAACTGATTTATTCTCAAGAATCAAGCATGTATTTATGGCTTATACAATAAACAGATATAACATTGCCAATAGTCAATAAAAAAAACTGAGACTTCAAGCTCTATCTTGCACAAACTTAACCGAGATTGTTGGTTCATATCATCAACTTTCTAATATGGTGTGGGGGAGGCGTCTTTGATGTTTTAGGAGCAAAAAGGAAATGATAGCATAGGGAAAAGGAACAACATGAAATATCAGACAAAGGAAACTTCAGAACATGTTATACAGCTTGTTTTCCTTGTGTATGTCTATGACTACTAAGAATTATTTACTGAATTCTATTTAAATAGACATTTGCATTTCTTATAGTCATAGTGTAAGTTCAAAaatttgataaatgctatgactaACATGATGATGTAAGCAACAGATATAGATCAACTAGATCAAAGAAGGTCCACCACAATTTTTGCATGGAAAGACAAAAGACTGAATGACTGCAAGTAAAAATTGTCAAAACTGATGCTGTTTGTGTTAAAGAAGCCGAAAATTGTTAATTATGTAGTAAAATCATTAAAATTCCTAAAATATTTTGAATGTCATATCTTGTTGTTAACCACCATTTAATTAGAACAAGGAAACAAAATACACACCGTTACAagatacaacaacaataacagcaGTCTTAAGTGAAAGATGTAAAGAAAAATGCCCTTACATTTTTCGGCATTACAATCCCTAACTCATGAGTATATTGCATACTGAATGTAACAAATATTCGAAGAATGAAGACCTTACAATCTCACTTCTGGATCTTGACTTCTATTAATAAGATGAATATTGAATAAACTGACCCTTTCTTCTGGATGCCCTATCAATTATCATTTTATGGATACCACAAGAGAATCAACAGCTTCTTCTTCCTGTCAAATATATGGACTTCTTGGCTCAACTgagcaataaataaaaaaagtcttCAAATAAATCAAACCTACAACAGCCCTCCAAATTTGGCATGTGTACATTCTTCCACTCAATATCGGATTTGATCAACAAGAGAAACCAGTTCAATATTTTTGATGTCATCTATGTCTCTTTCATGAGCTTCCATATTATCATTTCCATTAAGCAAGTCAGCAGGAAGAAGCGTAGAATTTTGATCACTTATGGGTACTAAAAACAACAGAACTAATGGTATTACTCGCATTATGTTCCTAATCAGTATGGCAGCCCAAAGATTACTGAATTCTGTTCGTGTAACTTTTAGCAAATGAAGTAGTAGACCACCAGCCCAGGACGATGTGAGTAAGCCGAAGTTATCAATGGACATGAGCAGGGCAAAAAAGGTGCCCTCGATGCCAGAAGGACAAAGCTTGGAACTCAGCACAAGAAGTGGCATCCACTTGATACGGCTAATCAAGTGTGAAACACTCTCATCGATCACGGCAAAGAAATAATCAGGCAATCCAATCTTCAAGTTTAAACGAAGTACCAAAGCTAAGTCCAACATTCCAGCAAGACCAGTAAGCAACTGACTCCAAAAGAGCAACTGGCGGAAGGGATATTCCTTCAGAATGTTTTGGTACAGTAGCACTCCAAGGAGAGAACCCACAGAGGCAAAGGAAAAGATAAAGCCAATCGTTTCCTGCATGAAAACAGAGTTTCCATATGGTCCAAGAAATGAATATGATGTTCAAACACTTAAAGAGAAGAAATACCTGAGAGAAGGATGGGCCTGATTTTTTATCTGTGTACCAATAAAACATTCCTTCGTGGATATTCAAGCTTAAAGCAAGAGACACGTACATGTATACACATGGCCTCCAGACATAAGGGGATTGTAAAGTTGTCCACATTGTTCGGCTGGCTTGCTGTAACTTTTCGAAGACCTGATAAAAGAACATAACAtaaaagaatgaaacaaaatatttaaaattgacaATGTAACTTATCCTCATTTTCAACAGCCAAATCTAACCTGTCCATAAGCAAAGTTTGGTATGTGCATGTCCT from Musa acuminata AAA Group cultivar baxijiao chromosome BXJ1-3, Cavendish_Baxijiao_AAA, whole genome shotgun sequence encodes the following:
- the LOC135616968 gene encoding probable folate-biopterin transporter 2; the encoded protein is MVSPLSSQVYDDAEGMEENIRLAGEGVKQKEAPDEDFQDSNGGCRYPNWSPLRWFRMLAEEMHWSFVFGVITVYGISQGFGGAIAKVATDYYWKDVQMVQPSAAQVYHGIISIPWIVKPLWGLLTDVLPMAGYRRRPYFILSGLLGIISMLTLALHSKLHVVFALLAITTGSASVAIADVTIDACVAQNSINHPFLASDMQSLCGLSSSIGRLLGYSISGLLVHALGSQGVFGVLSIPSALVLSVGLVLKDMHIPNFAYGQVFEKLQQASRTMWTTLQSPYVWRPCVYMYVSLALSLNIHEGMFYWYTDKKSGPSFSQETIGFIFSFASVGSLLGVLLYQNILKEYPFRQLLFWSQLLTGLAGMLDLALVLRLNLKIGLPDYFFAVIDESVSHLISRIKWMPLLVLSSKLCPSGIEGTFFALLMSIDNFGLLTSSWAGGLLLHLLKVTRTEFSNLWAAILIRNIMRVIPLVLLFLVPISDQNSTLLPADLLNGNDNMEAHERDIDDIKNIELVSLVDQIRY